A window of Zingiber officinale cultivar Zhangliang chromosome 5A, Zo_v1.1, whole genome shotgun sequence contains these coding sequences:
- the LOC121980278 gene encoding adenylate kinase 4, whose amino-acid sequence MATGGKAVLEDVPSLDLMTELLRRMKCSSKPDKRLILIGPPGSGKGTQSPIIKDEYCLCHLATGDMLRAAVAGKTPLGIKAKEAMDKGDLVSDDLVVGIIDEAIKRPSCQKGFILDGFPRTVVQAEKLDDMLAKQGTKIDKVLNFAIDDAILEERITGRWIHPSSGRTYHTKFNPPKVPGVDDVSGEPLIQRKDDTAEVLKSRLESFHRQTEPVIDYYRKKSIVAQLHAEKSPKEVTIEVQKVLS is encoded by the exons ATGGCGACCGGCGGCAAAGCGGTTCTCGAGGACGTTCCGTCGCTGGATCTGATGACGGAGCTCCTCCGCCGCATGAAATGCTCGTCGAAGCCCGACAAGCGCCTCATCCTCATAG GTCCACCGGGTTCCGGAAAGGGTACCCAATCTCCTATTATTAAGGATGAATATTGCTTGTGTCATTTGGCAACTGGTGACATGTTGAGAGCTGCTGTGGCTGGTAAGACCCCTTTAGGTATTAAAGCTAAAGAAGCTATGGATAAG GGAGATCTTGTTTCTGATGACTTGGTCGTTGGGATAATTGATGAGGCTATAAAAAGGCCATCATGCCAGAAAGGTTTCATTCTTGACGGATTCCCAAGGACAGTAGTTCAAGCAGAAAAG CTTGATGATATGCTAGCAAAGCAAGGTACCAAGATTGACAAGGTGCTCAACTTTGCAATTGATGATGCCATTTTGGAGGAAAGAATCACTGGGCGTTGGATTCATCCATCTAGTGGCAGGACTTATCATACAAAGTTTAATCCTCCAAAGGTTCCTGGTGTCGATGAT GTATCTGGAGAACCCTTGATCCAGAGGAAGGATGACACAGCTGAAGTCCTCAAGTCAAGGCTTGAATCTTTTCATAGGCAAACTGAACCT GTTATTGATTACTACAGAAAAAAGAGCATTGTCGCTCAACTTCATGCTGAGAAGTCCCCCAAAGAAGTCACTATCGAAGTGCAGAAGGTTCTTTCCTGA